gtgaaaaaatgGTAGGTACCAATATTACTGCGTTGgataatttctttttatatatagaaaagaacattttttctacAATAGTTCTACAGTCACAAAGGCTTGTGGAAAAGGGAGCTGCccaattgattaaaaaaaaaaaaaatacaaaaccaaaccaaaccaaacagcaAACAAACTAAATTCTCGGCCCTCATTTCAACAGCTTCTCCTCCCATCTCAGACCCCTACCCCtaacccacacacccccctccaGCGACCAGGAAGCAGTGACACAGCTGAAGATCTAGAAAGGAGAGGGCAGCACAGTGCGCTTTCTACATGGGTGATTTGGAACTGGAATCATATATACAGAGCAATGGGGTCCTACACAGCCTTGTACATGCTCAAaaccaaagagaaataaaaagtggAAGTCCTTTGTATTCTGCTTTTTATGGTTAGCAGTTATTGGAGGAAAGTCCATTTTAGTGCATCTGAAGAAACCCCAACTTTCATTTGGATTcttttggtttaaaaacaaaagaaattagtCTTATTAACGTGTCTGTATTTCTACTTCatatacaacaacaacaacaacaacaaaaatgactTTACATTTAAGGGTGAATAATGCTGTCCCTTTTTGTATTGGGTGACATGCCAGCAGGTACTGTCTCTATCACAGAGCAGTGTAGCCAAAAAAGAATGAATTGAATTATGCAGTAATAAATGGCAAAATCCTGCTGCCTACATCCTACTGTGGTGTTTGAACCGGTTCACTCCTGTAAAACAGGCTGATTCCCTTCATTTCCCACGCTAGCTCAAAAGCGTGGCTATCCCTGTAGAATGGTGTCAAACACAGCTGAAGAATCAGGGAAGTATCTGTTTAACATCACTGACTCCCCCAGAAAGCAGCACATTCAGCAATTTCCTACCACATACCAGGAATGGAAGAGTGACAAGGACACCACAGGTTTCCTCTCAAGTCACTTAAAACATATAGTTCATCTTCCAAGAATACACAAGTAAAGATGTTAAGAGGCAGACCACTGGAAACAGCTGCTCTTGAGCTCAGCCTGACTCCAAGGCTCAGAACCAAGACCCTTAGCTTTTCAAAGTACATACTAAAGCAGAGTTTGGGGTTTCAGAGTTATGGCTGACTTGCAGTTCACCAAAATAAGAGCCTGCAGCCATTTTCTTGTCATAATAGACAATAACCACCTTATCCTCCTCATGGCTGCATGAGGAATATAAAACAGCTCTCTCTGGAGATGCTTCTACTAGTTCAATAACagaacatgtgtgtgtgtgcatgcgtgtgtgcacgtgtgcacacgtgtgcatttCTGAATGGTGAATGGGATCATTTAAAAGTTACATTATATTTTCAGAATGAAACATACAGACTATTTCAATTAATTCATCTACAAAAACACCAGTGTGAATAAAATTTATTGTTTATATATAACTCCAAATTTTACTGAGGGTGAGGGAGTCAGGGAAagttaataatgaaaaaaatttccTGACTTGCAGAAATAAAGAGCTTCGTTTATCCTCCGTGTCCCCTTCTGAGTCTCCCAATAAGTGCCTCCTGCTAGAAGTAGAAAATGCTAGGTGGGGTTTAAAGGGAAGGGTTGTTACCCTTTGAGATTTCAGACATTTTACATGACTGCAGCACTAGGAACTGCTTACAGAGGGGcacaggagagggagaagaacatacatttgaaaacaaaatttagaaaGATGATTTCACTGTTGCACATATTATGTCCAAGTGGTCAAAGTAAGGCTCTTTTAAATTATGCAAAGATTTTGTGCATGTTTTCCCCTAAAAAACATTTGTAAATGATTTTAGCTGTAAAATGTTTCAGGattgtgaagaaaacaaaaacccaaaacaaaaaacaaaaacaaagaccaggcttcctaaaaaataaaataaaccaaagaaaatccCTCTAAATCTACAGCaatattttaactggaaaaagGTCCATTTTCTCTGGTTCGTCAGTATAAAAGGttcctttatttatatatatttaagtttTTAGGTTGCAAGTtcatcttgctcatcttctcatgTACGGTCCATTGAGAGACTGCTTGGGCACCCCAGCAGCATTCATGTAGCTGTGATGGGAGGGGCCAGTGTACATCATGTTTCCATGAGGATTTGGCTGCATAGGCTGCTGGGTATAGGCCTGGCTCCCCATCATTCCCATCTGCATCTGCATAGGATACTGTGCTGTCTGGTTCATGTAGGCAGGGTTACTATGGTAACTGCTGTTCATCATGGGCTGTGTCATTCTGTAGCTGTTCATGGCATTCAGGGTGTTCATATTCATGGAATTAACATTGTAAGGGGTGGTTGGCATTAGGTTGACCCCCATGTTCATACCCCGTTGAACAGCTAATGTACGAGGGCCAGCCTGCATGGCAACTGCAGGTGGGCTGCGGCCATAGAGCTGCTGCTGGTGTGCAGTTGCGGAGGGCAGTGGTGCTGATTTAGAGCGAATGGAAATATGCCCTTTGACTGGCATTTGACCCTGCAACCTCTGCGTATGTGGAATACCAATATTGGTAGCAGACATATTACACTGAAGCAGAGGTGATGTGAGGTTCATGGTGGTGGATGCCAAGTTTGGTGGGGGTGTCATGGTGGCTTGTGCTTGTGGTGTCCCAGCTAATGGATGAGAGGGAGCTAGCTGAGCTAATCCCGTGTTGGACAGAGAAACACTGGTTGCATAGGAAGTCACAGCAGGAGAATGGCTATAAGGCATGGCATGAGGGTCCATAATGGTGTTTGTCAGCTGCTGCAACTTGGCTAAACTGAATGTGGCTGATGGCTGTGAATAGCTCCCAGCCCCAAAATCCCCTGGAATCCTCTCATAGATACTTATGTTACCAGTGCTTCCTGATTCAGGTATTTCCATGATCATAGGTGCTGGGGTGAAGCTGTTGTTCATGCTACACTGAGACAGTGGAGGTTGCTgctggggtggaggtgggggctgtggctgctgtgatTGAGGCTGTTGCTGTTGTGGCTGCGTTGTTGGTTGCTGGTTACTAGGAGGCCTTTCTACCACACAGCTCTGAGGTGACTTGATATTGCAGTTCGCTGCAGGCTGGACGCTACTTTGCTGCATCATGCTGCAACTGTTGCCAATGTTTGCCATTTGCTGAGTGACAACACAACTGTTCTGAGTGAGGCTGCTAGAAGATGACAATCCCCCATAGGAACAGCTGCTCTGGGAAGAGTTGTTTCCACAAATGCTGCCTCCCATAGTGGAGTCATAACTGCTGGGGTTTTCGTAATTCTCTGTGGTGCTCTCAATGCTACCAAGGTCACTGAAGCCACTATCCACCACCTGCTGAGAGTGGTCTGATACAGAAGGCACATCCATCATGGGGCTGGTCTCCATGTTCTGCATAGAGGGTGCGGACAGGGATCCTTGTTCAGGACTTATCTGGGTGTAACTGCTCTCCAGAGCAGGCACATTTGGGCTGCTGACAGAACGCACAGACTGGCTGGGGTGGGACTGAACAGAAGATATTGGACTGTTGTGTTCTGAGGCCTGGCAATCTTCAACCATTGATATCTGAGGATCTTCCTCAGTTTGGGTGTAACTCTGCAGAGTTTGACAAGCTGCAAGAGTTTCTTCACAGTCCTGGTAAGCTACATCATGCTCATTGCTCTCCTCCTGCGTCAAGGACTGAACTGCTTGAACAGTTTCTAGATCTAGTTCACTGTGAGGaatctcctcttcttcctttaatTCAATTAATCCTTCTTTATTACTTTGCTCTTCTTCATGATCATCTTCAGACCCAGGGACATGCTCTGAGGCCACTGATGTCTCATTGGAAGCCTGTTCTTCCTCAGAATCTGCCTCtgcttcatcttttccttttgcatCCTCTCTACCACTTGATATGCTTGTTTCTAAAAAACACTCTTGCACATCAGGCTCCTCCTTCACCCCTTCTCTAACAGGCTGCTCCTccaattctttcttcttcagagaCTCCAGATGACCGTCATCTTCGTCATCGGCATCATGGTCTTCATTTTGATTTGTCACTACTGCAACTTCATCTTCTTCCTCATGGTCATGCTCAGGTTCTTCTAGCTCTTGCTGTTCTTCTTCTGATTGCCTTTGCTCTTCTAAAACCCGTGGCTtctcctctacctcctcctctaTTTCAGGCTCTTTAACTTCTGGCGCTGGACTGCTGCTGCTGTCCACAGGAGAAACTGCCCTTACTTCACTGCTGGTTgtatcttcctcttccccctctcccactTCTTCTGCTTCCATATTCACATCTTCTTTCCTTTCGTCAATAAGAGGCAACTCTTCTTTCTGCTCACCACTTTCCTCTGTATCTGAAATTTTGGGCTTACGTCCTGTTTTTGAGCTAGCTACCACTGCATCAACTCCCTCATCCTGAACAGATGTTGTCACTTTTTCTCGGTTCAGTTTAAAACCTGGTTTTCGACCAGGTCTTTTCTTCCAGTGGATTGGTTTTCGGCTTTTGCCTTTTGgccatcctttcttctttttcatgggTGTAGAAGTATCTGGTTCCAGTGAAGAATCCTTTGCTTCACATTTTCTCAGCACAGATAAGGGTTTCAAGGTTGGGGTGCCTGAAAACACAAACGGAAAGATActgttcaaatattttgttttacctgAGCATTCACGGAAGCTTTCCCAAGCTCATGTGTATCAACTTCATATACCACTAATAGCTTAGAGAAATATTGCAAAGGGTAACAAGAAGGATCAAGATCTGCTCATTAGCAACCACACTGCACATTACATTTGCAAAGAACAACACTGCTTCAACACTGCTTTCCAGTTTTTGCATGGTCAGAGCTTTGAGCCTTTAATATACAACCCAAATTAAATGCTAGGCTACATGATGAAGCTCTGGAAAGACTCATCACCCAATGCAAGCATTATTTACACAATATGCTCACAAAGGAAAATGTTCCAGGGTAGGGGAACATATGATGGTACAATAAAAGCATGTTTACATTTAGATCTGTATTTCATgtatctgctggaaaaaaaaaaaagaagtatttccacTTTTTGTCAtggcttatatttttaaatgccaacAGAAATACACAGATACCTGAATTTGGCTGGGAGAAGTTTTGTATCTGAGTAAACATTAAAAGGAAGCTGAATTTATTTCTTATCTGACTTTTATGTGATGGAACAATTTTTGTATTTCAGCAGCTTTCCAAATCCTAGGATCGTTTCGGTTCATAGCTTATACAACCAGAAAGAAACGTCGTGATTGTTTACTGAAAACTTACTGAACACAGTAAGGCCTTCCCTGAATTAATTGTGGTGTGAACCTGTCAATTAGGATAATCAATGACTTTTTACACAACTGTTGATAAATTGCTGCAATAGTTAACCACTGACAACTACTGAATATTCACACCTTGCCATCTGAATTTCTGCCTTCAGATGCTAGATTTTCTTAATCTGATTTTgcattaaattttcttttacctGCAAGGCAGAGAACGTCTCTTATCAAAAAACAGTTCCCACACAAGTAATTTGTAAACTTACCAAgtcattctttttcctttgcttgtgaTCTAAGCTGACTGAATTCCTTGAATCTATCACTATAAAAAATTTCCAATGCCTTAATCAGCTCATGACTGTTCTCTGAACTATCTCAGTTTGTCAATACTCATACCAAATGAAAATAACTGAGTAAAGACAATAGTAGCAGTTTCACCAAAGCTAAACAGAGAGATGACAGAATGTGCTTATGCTACTGAGCTTTCCTGTTCATATATTCAAGGATCATCTGAGTCTCCGGCTTTGAGCTAGGAAATCATGCTCAGCTAACTACTGGACGTGACCTTCAAATGCTCTTTCAGAAACTATGTCAGTGCCATGCACTCCGCTCCATTTACCAAGTCCCCAAATTTCCTCTCTGCCACCACCTTACTGCTATtttatagataaaaaaaaaaaaaagaaagaaagaaaaaagacacactACCTGGACCAGTCTCCTTTGGAGCCTACAGAATAACAATGTTGCTCAGTTAGTCCTTGTTTACAATTTGATTAATTTAATATGTACTAGCTTGATTCCCTAACATTTCAGTTTAATTAAATGGTTTTGATTAAAAGTCAAACACCTCACAAAACACTAAGTAGGTAACATCAATTACCCATATTAACCAAGCTGTAAGCTTACAAAAATGTAGCATACTGTCTGACAAGACCTATTTTTCACAAACCAGTGTTCACTTGTATTAATTAAATAACTATCCCTTGACTTTTTACTGAGTCACAAATCAGCCATCCTACTATTTAAATCAGGATCAATGTCATGGTAATGGGTGGGTAGGTAGCTGGGTCATCCCACTATATGGATACAAGATCCAATTTCCCCTCAAATTCAGAGCAATAGTCACATTTCTGCCCTTTCTACCATCATGAAAAGTGTTGCCTATTCCACGCTATACAATTCCCAAGCACTAACGTTAAGAAGAGCTGCTGTAAATCCACACTTCTGCAAAGAATTCAGCCAAGGTAAAACTGAATAATATATGCTCCAAGTAGTCCACAAACACTTACAAACTGATCAAAGGTCAGCTGAGTAACTCTTGCCCTTTGCTCAAGTTTGTGAAGTAAATGGGATGTTAACAGTGTTCTGGGCCATCCGAAGTTACTCAACGTTCTTAGGAGCAAGTTCATCCAGTTAgtcacttaagaaaaaaagaacgtATTCGCTTTCCATTTAAATGCTATTATTTTAAGATAGAAATACACCATATATTAGGTCCAAGAAGTTCAGACAGACACTTACTCTAAGTACCTCTGACCATAAGCAGCTTAAGAAAATTCTGGGTATTAAAGAAAAGAATTCAAAACAAACACTGAGTTCAGAGTTCAACCACCCATTGAAGTCACCCATAAAACATATATTTggaacatgcattaaaaaaaggatCTGCCAAAGCCAGAATATCACTGGGCAGGCAGAAGAAAACATTACCTTTACAGAATTTGTTAAAGCATTGACACTTAACCCCTTCTTTCATATTTCCATTCTAATGCAGAGGATTAGCCTTTAGTATCTCCTTGGTAAAGGGCCTACGCTTTTATCTGCCCTATCAaggatttaatatttttaagaatacaaaaataaaagtcaatGATCTTATGATGGCAGGCTCCTCTTATAATAATAAGGTATTTTTATCATATGCAGCTGACTCTGTCCTTGCAAAGGAATATGGATTTTATGACCACTCAAAATTTCATCCACTTTGTTTTCAAGGATGTTGAGATACACACATGCTCATTCAGATGACACAGCTAAAAGAGTATGAAGTTAAGCTTGGAAAGAAGATCCTTACAGTTTTCACATTTAGAGTAAAACTTACAGGTAGAACTAGGAAAACTAAAATAACGTGGTCCAGCCTATTAAAGAGCTTCATCTTCTCCCGTGCAACAGTAACCAAATTACACAGAATTAGTAGAATATAGGGAGACAAGGCTTATTTATTTTCCACAGCACAGAACACATTCTATCCTCAGAATGccaaagcctttaaaaatattgacCTCAAATCACAACACCACACTATTCATTCTCACTATGGCACCAACAGCAATCAGAACCAATTCAAACTCTGATCAGACACCAGATTTCAGAGACTGCAATGTTACATCTCAGGGAATTTATAAAACACTTGCCATGCATTGCCTTAACGAGAGATGAAATTCTCATGGACAAATCTAAGCCAAACCACTCTTagtcagaacattttaaaaaaaaaaaaagtacaagtaaGTTTCTATAGTGAAGGTAAAACTTCCAAAGAATCTAAGCTTCCTATAAACACTACTAACTCTTGTAGTTACGACTAAAATATTCTAAATTTGAATCAAGTGTAAGTGACTGCAATAATATATTTGTGAATTGTCATAAAGCAGTGAATGCCCCCCCGCAACAGCTTAATTCTTTATCCAAAGTGGCCAGCAATAAGCTGTTTATGACTAAATCATTATCCTCATCCACTAACAGCTGTTTAGATAATTGAAAATACATTCTATTTTCTTTAAGATCAGTGCAGTTTTGCTATATATGTGTAAAAGCATCCATGTCAAAGGcataaaaagcaaacagataccATATGATTCGGGAAGCAGAAATATCCTAGAATAGCAGGCTTATTACTGGCACCTTGTTACCTTAGAGTTAGTGATAAATCCGTAgaagttcagaggaaaaaaaaaaaaaaaaaaaaaaaggcaaaagtgacACTAGGGAATAGGAAGCACTGAATTACAAGGGCAaagtaaggaaataaaatacttaTAAAGTAGGTGAGAAAGTAAAGTATTTATAAAGTACGTGAGCAAGAAATTTATCACTGTAATTTAAACTGGGTGTAACGGTGGTTTTCCAAATATCATGCATGACCCCTGAAGATTATGGAATATTTGTAACCTGcaaaagatcattaaaaaaaactgcTTAAATACCATTGCATTTTATAAAGCAACATACGTATGTGAAATCTCTAAAGGGATCTGCATCTCCACCAGAAAACATTTATCTAAGAGGTCTGCTTCCAACTCTACAGTCTTATCAACGACGCAGGAGTACCATCAGATATATTTCATGAATAAACTGATCAAAATAGAATTAACAAAACAGAAGTACAGTATGCGTAGACCAGGAACAAGTTTCCACTAGCAAACTTAACACTGCATTAACTTGTGTTTGCACTCAATTTACATAGTTATATATTATTATAAGGATTTAAGGTTAACTGATGCTAAATGAATAATACAGGTGGCTATAATCACATtgatattttcaatatttaagtACCTTTAGAGAAAAACTCTCTTCTGCTAATCAAAGGCCAGTTGAAAGCCATAAATTAACGAGCTGGCTCCAGTAATGATCATTTATAGTGGTATAAGAACACCATACATCTCTTTCATACAGTTCTCTACTTTTATTTGGCTGCTCGCCTAGCACTACATAGGCCATCAATAAGTTCTCTTGGGTACATGATGCATTGAGCAGGAACAGAATGAGGACGATTACTAACGGAACATCTGAAAGACAGAGGTTTATTTTACATCTTCACTGCactctaaataaaaatatttggttgGAACCGGTTATTTTATGAATTGAAGGTTCAGAGAACTTTCAGAAGATATGAGAAGTTGAGAGGAGGGACATGCAATTTGATGAAGAACAGTATCCCAAAACAGACcattttgttattttgcttttgtctttgctgGGAGAATATGAGGGCTCttaattcatttctgctttatttccgTAAGTGATCTTGTTGCACAACCTTTTCTGCAACCACAGATATCAATTCCAGTGGAAAAGCTGAATCTGAAAATGACCTGTTAACTGTCTCATCAGCAATGAACTGATAAACACAGGCATCATATTTTCATGAGACTTAGGAATATTTTTAGGCTGGTTTGACTGGTAACTTATGCCTAACCCTATATTTTGGCTAGAAGTTACAAAACAAGGTAAACAATTTCTTCCATCATCAGCTATTATCATCTGACACTGACACATCCTTATCTGTATCAAACTTTCAACTGCATACTATCAAACGTACCATTAGCGTCATCAGACTCTTCCTCATCTTTGGACTTCCTCTTAGAAGAGGGTCTACGCCTGAGGGTGTCTTGGGGGGGTAAGTGCCGAAAGTATCCACTAGGCAAAAGttcattctcttcctcttcctcctcctcctcctcttcctcctcctcaatcTCGAAGGTAGGCTCTAATCGGGGCATTGGTCGCTCAGAGTCTGAGTCCTCAAATGGTTCATCCAGTACTTCTGTGGTCTCAGAGATCGTTTCAGTGACAACACTGCTGTTGTGGTGCTTACGTTTGCGGACTCGCCTCTTCCGATGAAGAATTGGTTTCTGAAAGAGGACAGTGGAGAAGAGAATACATTTTATCATGCACAGTTGAAATAAAACACTGCTGAACAGAAAACACGAACTGCAAAGTTCAACAATAAACAGAACCAGAGAGGTCTCTTCTGGAATCCAAGATTCACAGAAAACACTGATCAACACCTGCCTTCAGTTAGACAGATGTCAAATACAATGCAAGACCACTGACTTCCCTGAAGATTAGTAGATTGGCATCAGTGTAACGGTAGAATCCATTTTACAGCTGAACCTTAGTAAGCCATCCATGACCTTACACATAACAGTCGAAAGTTCAGTCATTACAACATAGATATGAACAGTTTACAATGAGTTGTAAAGATGATATAGAAGAGAATTTTTTATTGCAGCATCCCATGAAGAGAGGATTTTCTTGGTCATGTTTATAGAATTCATATCTCCAAGGTAAATTATTCCCAAGCCTTCACACCATGATTTTAGATGTTTAGATAACATTTGTGTTTTGAAAGCTTCTTTTACAAGTAGGACTTATCTGTTTTTATTTGGTGCGACTGAATACATCTTTAACAACTGAGGTGAGAAAAATCAAAAGCGCAAATGGCAGAAAGTACTCCCCAGCCATTTTACCGCTGTTTCTCTAGAGACAATAGTCCTGCAGacatttctggggaaaaaaaaaaaaatgagcagaTGCTACTTGTACACTTAATACACATCTCGTGAGCTGCACTGACCTTCAAGATAGCACTTACATATCGAGAAGACAGACTGCATAatacagctggagaaaaaaaaataaaaagaaagcacacaCCTTTCGTTTTAATGTTGGCTTTGTGAGAACTGGTGGAGAGTTTGATCGAGGACTCACAggctcatcttcctcctcttcactaCTTTCACTAAAACACCTCAAAAGCGTACTATCGCTGTAGCGGCGGGGTAATCTGTCGCAGTCTTCCGAGAATCTGCACTTCAGTGGCTCAGTGTTCTTTTTCAACTGCCCTCTCCACCTTTCCATGCCTTCACTGTACCGCCGACGGGGCATTGCAGATTTTTCACCTTTGCCATACTGCCCCTGGGAaactgcagatttttcctcatcttcagcatACCGACCCCTTGGGACTGGAGATTTCTCCTCACATTCACCACATCTTCCCTGCAAGGCTGCTGACTTCTCCTCGCATTCGCTACACCGACCTCGTGAGGCTGCTGACTTTTCCTCACATTCACTGCAACGCCCACTGGGAACTTCTGTCTTCTCCTCAATGGGCAATTTTGGTTCTTTCTCACAAAAGGGCTCCCGCAGTTTTTTGCCCTTGCGGCTCCATCGACCTCTTCGTGATGGCTGACTGTTTGCAGGAAGACTATCCAGAGGAAGAATGTGCTTGTTTGGCCGTGTAGAATTGGCTGGAGCAACAATGTCTggctttttttcattctctgcagGAGAATAAggctcttgctctttcttctcccatgatACAGATTTTACCACCTGattgaataaaaacaaataggTTTCACATTTCCTATTTAAGCATACATGTCTACGCTGAATTCTGCTCAGCAGAAGCTTCTgagcaaaaaggaataaaattaaaaaccaaaTGCACTCAGAAAAGTTTAACAAGAATCACGACAAATAAATTGACCTTACAAGACTCTAATACTGCCAACTGCAACTCCTTCCCCTCCCAGGTGATAATGTACCTCAATTAGCTTCCTGACAGGCAACCTCAGTCAGTAACAGCCATCCAGTGGCCTGCTGGAATGTAAACATCATCTTGCTACATCCAAACGCAGTATTTgtgttattttcaagaaaaagtgagataaaggattttcaaagctattttttgGGAACAATGCACAATTAATTTAGCTTAAATGCAGCAACAGCGCACAATTTGCCTCTCAGAAACAGTAGTCTAGTCAGTGCTTATCATCTGATGCGAGAGCGCAGCCCTTCAAGGATAGCAGCCTGTATTTCAGGAATTTTCACTGCTCTGGGTGTGGTAATTTAGGATCAAAGCTATTACTGGCTCAGTGAAAACATATAGCAAAAATTTTTGGTGAAAAAAAGTTAAGCATTGAGTTGACCGATTTTTACTTGCGCTCTTTCTCAATTATGGAACAACTGGG
The DNA window shown above is from Struthio camelus isolate bStrCam1 chromosome 27, bStrCam1.hap1, whole genome shotgun sequence and carries:
- the KAT6A gene encoding histone acetyltransferase KAT6A gives rise to the protein MVKLANPLYTEWILEAIKKVKKQKQRPSEERICNAVSSSHGLDRKTVLEQLELSVKDGTILKVSNKGLNSYKDPDNPGRIALPKPRNHGKLDGKPNVDWNKLIKRAIEGLAESSGSSLKNIERFLKGQKDVSALFGGSAASIFHQQLRLAVKRAVGHGRLLKDGPLYQLNTKATTNADGKESCESLSCLPPVCLLPHEKDKPVAEPIPICSFCLGTKEQNREKKPEELISCADCGNSGHPSCLKFSPELTVRVKALRWQCIECKTCSSCRDQGKNADNMLFCDSCDRGFHMECCDPPLTRMPKGMWICQICRPRKKGRKLLHKKAAQIKRRYANPIGRPKNRLKNQNTTSKGPFSKVRTGPGRGRKRKIALSSQSASSEGGYLEQTDVLDFCRDGSTTLKFNKKTKGLIDGLTKFFTPSPDGRKARGEVVDYSQQYRIRKKGTRKSSTSEWPTDNQDGWDGKQENEERFFGSQDMLTEKDMELFRDIQEQALQKVGVTGPPDPQVRCPSVIEFGKYEIQTWYSSPYPQEYSRLPKLYLCEFCLKYMKSRTILQQHMKKCGWFHPPANEIYRKNNISVFEVDGNVSTIYCQNLCLLAKLFLDHKTLYYDVEPFLFYVLTQNDVKGCHLVGYFSKEKHCQQKYNVSCIMILPQYQRKGYGRFLIDFSYLLSKREGQAGSPEKPLSDLGRLSYMAYWKSVILECLYHQRDKQLSIKKLSKLTGICPQDITSTLHHLRMLDFRSDQFVIIRREKLIQEHMAKLRTNVRPIDVDAECLRWTPVIVSNSVVSEDEEEETEDGENEERQQQKEKDPEASVVKSVSWEKKEQEPYSPAENEKKPDIVAPANSTRPNKHILPLDSLPANSQPSRRGRWSRKGKKLREPFCEKEPKLPIEEKTEVPSGRCSECEEKSAASRGRCSECEEKSAALQGRCGECEEKSPVPRGRYAEDEEKSAVSQGQYGKGEKSAMPRRRYSEGMERWRGQLKKNTEPLKCRFSEDCDRLPRRYSDSTLLRCFSESSEEEEDEPVSPRSNSPPVLTKPTLKRKKPILHRKRRVRKRKHHNSSVVTETISETTEVLDEPFEDSDSERPMPRLEPTFEIEEEEEEEEEEEEENELLPSGYFRHLPPQDTLRRRPSSKRKSKDEEESDDANGTPTLKPLSVLRKCEAKDSSLEPDTSTPMKKKKGWPKGKSRKPIHWKKRPGRKPGFKLNREKVTTSVQDEGVDAVVASSKTGRKPKISDTEESGEQKEELPLIDERKEDVNMEAEEVGEGEEEDTTSSEVRAVSPVDSSSSPAPEVKEPEIEEEVEEKPRVLEEQRQSEEEQQELEEPEHDHEEEDEVAVVTNQNEDHDADDEDDGHLESLKKKELEEQPVREGVKEEPDVQECFLETSISSGREDAKGKDEAEADSEEEQASNETSVASEHVPGSEDDHEEEQSNKEGLIELKEEEEIPHSELDLETVQAVQSLTQEESNEHDVAYQDCEETLAACQTLQSYTQTEEDPQISMVEDCQASEHNSPISSVQSHPSQSVRSVSSPNVPALESSYTQISPEQGSLSAPSMQNMETSPMMDVPSVSDHSQQVVDSGFSDLGSIESTTENYENPSSYDSTMGGSICGNNSSQSSCSYGGLSSSSSLTQNSCVVTQQMANIGNSCSMMQQSSVQPAANCNIKSPQSCVVERPPSNQQPTTQPQQQQPQSQQPQPPPPPQQQPPLSQCSMNNSFTPAPMIMEIPESGSTGNISIYERIPGDFGAGSYSQPSATFSLAKLQQLTNTIMDPHAMPYSHSPAVTSYATSVSLSNTGLAQLAPSHPLAGTPQAQATMTPPPNLASTTMNLTSPLLQCNMSATNIGIPHTQRLQGQMPVKGHISIRSKSAPLPSATAHQQQLYGRSPPAVAMQAGPRTLAVQRGMNMGVNLMPTTPYNVNSMNMNTLNAMNSYRMTQPMMNSSYHSNPAYMNQTAQYPMQMQMGMMGSQAYTQQPMQPNPHGNMMYTGPSHHSYMNAAGVPKQSLNGPYMRR